The DNA segment caagtcaggatgacaacgacaggaagccgtttccctccaacggttatttcgaaattcgaaatgaccgatgcccagacgtctctataaatagtgccatcagaagcttcattcgttacagaacttgatcaagccattacgctgaccaaatttctacacaagttctgcaagcaagaagcaaagcaaatcttacactacatttcatatatttgtgtaaaagtctagagtgattattcaatcatctaaggtgtcttagcaaatcattgtttaggacaaacacttatcatttctagaaagtagaaaggagaggctgagtactcggttatagtactcagcgtgagattaggattgagtagaggtatagaggaaggtactcttgttatactcagttgctaagattgtaaaaggtttgaggctctacctttaaagagctcagtagaggattcgaaatctcagaacttgttccggggacaggacgtaggcttagaagaagccgaacctggataaatctgctgagtaacgtatttcttaccttaaactccttatatatattgcttgcttaaataacaaaaaactgatcaagtaaagaggtcaagctaagttgtgcgcatcaaacatctgagctcaagaatagactttaagtgctatctcctgactcaagtcaagaaactgacctagtcaccagttgactaagccagtatcttactgatcactCAGCGCCACTGTTAAATcattttctcttaagaaaagaagtttgcccaaacttggaaaaagtttaaatagttcctaaccccccccccccttggaactatacttgcaacgttataagggaccaacatggtTAAGCTGAATACTAATGGCTCTCGTCTTATGGACGGGAGAATTGCCGCAGGTGGGATCCTGAGAGATGACGCTGATGGCTGGATTTCTGGTTTCACTCAGAATTTGGGTATGGGCTCGTCCTTTGTGGCAGAGCTTTGGGGTATTTTGTCTGGCCTTAGGTTAGCTAAAAACCTaggggtgaagaagcttctggtAGAATCAGATAACATTGAAGCGGTAAAGTTGATCTCGGGGAATAATGCTATCTGTCTTAGTAGCCAAAATTTGATCAAAGGAATTAGAAGGATGTGCTCTTCCTTTGATTGTCTTAGCTTCagtcatatttatagggagcaaaaccagGTTGCTGACCGTCTCGCGCTTGAAGGTCATACTAGCATATTGGGACTCTCTACATTTTCTACTCCTCCGTGCTTCATTTCATCCCTGATTTTGGATGATTTGGTGGGGTCAGTTTTCCCAGactaatcccgggttaggctggtttgttttgttttttttctttcccttcctaccaaaaaatcaaatttttattgtTAAAGTTGAATGGACTGATATAATAATAGTTTTTCTGGATAAAAATGTAGGAAAAATCTTCAATATAGTCCAAAGGGTCAAATTCATTGAATTTTGTGGCTGTATATGACTCCAAACTCAAAGTATCAATCAAAATGATGTTTACCACTTCCAATATAATACTCTTTTTAGGCAACTTCCTTATCTATGCAATGTGCTATTTTTTCCTCTGATTGttattgaatttatgaccaCAAATTAACACTATAAATATAAACCTCAATCCAAAGATGCAAAGCACAAAATCAAATGGCTGCTTATGCTCCATTAATCTTGCTTTCTCTTCTTTTACTCCTGCCTCTATATCTCATCTTTAAAAACAATAAGCAGAACAAGAAACTGCCTCCAGGCCCTTCCAGGCTTCCAATTTTAGGCAATTTGCACCAACTTAGCCAATTGGTTCACCAATCTTATTCTCAACTTTCAAAGAAATATGGCCCTGTCATGCTCCTTCGACTCGGTCAGATCCCGGTCATTGTTGTCTCCTCTGCTGAGGCTGCTAGAGATGTCCTAAAAGTTCATGATCTTGCTTGTTGCAGCAGACCTTGTTTAGCTGGAGGTGCAAGACTTTCTTACAATTTCTTGGATGTGGCTTTAGCACCATATGGTGATCACTGGAGATACTTGAAGAAACTGATTGTTTTAGAGCTTTTTAGCCTTAAGAGGGTCCAATCTTTTCGGTTTatcagagaagaagaagttgaattgCTCCTCAATTCAATCTCATCGGCTGCTGAAACTCCTGTCGATCTTACTGATAAGTTGTTTGCTCTTACTGCAAATATCACGTATAGGATGTCTTTCGGGATTGATTATCGGGGGACTAGTTTCGATAGAGACAGGTTTTATGAAGTTGTTCATGAAACTGAGGTTGTGGCAGGAAGTTTTTCCAAGGCTGAATTGTTCCCATTTGTAGGATGGATCATAGACTGGATAACTGGTCATCATGCCAGGACTGAAAGAGTGTTTCATGAATTAGATAGTTTCTTCGAATATGCAATCGATGATCACCTTAAACCTGGAAGGAAAAAGGATCACAATGACATAATTGATGTTCTACTACGAGTAAAGGAAGAGCAAGTTCAACTTGGAAGTTCTGCCTTCACCAGGACTAACATTAAAGGAGCCCTCCTGGTATGTTTACTAACTTAATTTATGtggtaatgccttgaatcagtataatACACTACCACAGGAAGCAAGAAGACTAgccaacgttggtgaaccacgtaaatctgtgttttcgattgtttatttatttatctttcattaatccAGCACAATAATTTCCATTTATGATCATGCGGAAATGACTCTTTATAATTTTGCAAATATTTGTCCATCAGAATTTGTTTGTAGCCGGCACAGATacttctgcaattactttgaaTTGGGCAATGGCCGAGCTAGTCAGGAATCCAAGAATGTTGCAGAAAGCACAAGATGAAGTTAGAAACCATCTCGGAAACAAAGGAAAAGTAAGCGAAAGTGACCTTGACAGGCTTGAATATATgaaaatgataataaaagaaACTTTCAGAATGCACCCTGCTGCCCCTCTTCTGTTAGCAAGAGAAACCATGTCTCACTGTAAAATCAATGGCTACGATATCAATCCGAAGACAATGATCCAAGTGAATGCATGGGCAATAGGACGAGATCCAAAATACTGGAAGGAACCGGAGAAGTTTTATCCTGAAAGATTTGCTGATAGTTCTATTGACTATAAAGGACAGAATTTCGAGTTCTTGCCATTTGGGGCTGGCAGAAGAATCTGTCCGGGGATACATATGGCAACTGTAACAATAGAATACGTTCTCGCAAACCTTTTGTACTTGTTTGATTGGAAATTGCCAGAGGGTATGAGGAAAGAAGACATGAACATGGAAGAGTTACCTGGTGTTAGTCTTACTATCACTAAAAAAACACCTCTCATCCTTGTTCCTGTAAAGCATCTTCAGTAATTTATTATGTCACCTGATTTTCCATCAGTGGAGAAATGTTTGAGCAGATCCTTTCTTCCTCAGTAGTTGAAGTTAGTTTTGCTGTTGTCTTGAGCTTGCCATATAAACAGCAGCTCCGCTATCCGTAATTCATTTGCTTTTGTTGATCAATAAACTTCCATTCTTGTAAGAGCTTATGGTTTAAAAGCTTGAATACGATTTTAAACTCCAACCCAGTTTAAAGCTCAACTCGATCAAAGCTCGGCTAGGCTCAACTTGATTACAGTTTTAATTGGAGGCTATAAATAGTTAGCCATTCGAAGAGATAACATAAGATGTGAAGTAAAAGAGTTGCCTCTCTCTCCGAGCCGCGGCCATTTTTACTCTCATGTACTCTAATTAGTTTGTAGAATTATCGTCTATGAAGCACGGAAACTCTTCGTGACATGTGTTTCCCCGTTTCCGGCAGATGTGGAAAACGGAAACTCTCGGAAACTGATACGAAACGTTTTCGGGCACGTTTCTGTAATTATGGAAATTTAAACtttctattttgtaatttatatttaatctaagattagaaaaattgaaacttCATATTTGAGAGATAATTCCTTCCCCGTATCCTTCAATTTAAAGAACTTACCCATATTTGTTTCTCCTATAATCTTTGTTTCTTGAATCACCACCGAGTTTGgacttttcttcttcttgttcttcaatCTTGTTTTTTCATGtactattatatttttaatatttataaatatgtcctatatttttaatatttacacgtttcccccacgtttccgtttcctatgtttttcagccgtatccgtttccgtgcaacatagattaTTGTTTCTCCTTTTAAACAGTTTTAGCATGGGAATTATTATGTGACCCGGAATACAAGGTAATCCGATAACCGCAATTTATATTCGGATTGTGAGTAATCCCTTCGCTAACCAAACAGTTCATTGCATAGCCAGAAAGACATTgtgttatatttataaatatggatTTGGTTAGAATTTAATACATgaatttgaagaaaaaaataaataaaaatgatttGATTGTtgatattttataatagtgttaaAAAGAAGCATCTGGAAGAAACAAAATCACTTTCAAATTGAAAGTCTGCATCTTATTGGAGGGATGGGCACCTACTAAATTATACATGATAAAAAGCATCTTATTAatccttgatcttttattttttaagtttattatccttgatcttttattttcatattttaagatctgattatttatttttcatttcattAAGCTATGCTTACCAAATTAGTTACTTACGAACATAATTctgtttgaaattataaattttagagtttaaaaggtttttacagttttactATAATCCTATTATACATCAAAAAATgcttttaaactataaaaatcaTCTCGTTCTTCTCCATTGGTGGATTGTCACGTCTGGGAATTAATTGTTAATAAGGAAACTTTATAGGCTAGTTGGTTGATTTAGCAAAAGTTGCGATTGGTAAAAAAATTAGGTATTATCAAGCCGTCTGATGCTAGTTTGAGTTGGCGATGGCTGAATAAAATCAAGCAAGATGTGAAGCCCTTGATTGATTATAGTGTGGGGGATTGTACTACTTTATATTTCTGATTTGATCCTTGGTTCAAAGAAAAAAGCTTGGCTGATTGTCACCCTCAATTATTAACTGAGTACAGTGGCATCCCTAGGCGTGCCTTAGTTACTGATTTGAGtaagaaaatgagaaaaggGAAATGCTCTCAAACCATTAACCTAATAATTTTAATGGTATCATACACCCATTCAATCAACCCATTTAAAAATTCATCCCAaagtttttacttttttattttattatttctcaattctcaagtaatttttattttttaagttcttttttatgatttctaatttagattattttttagGGATTTCTAAGTTAAGGATTTAGAATTTAGGgatttttaatttgttgtttaGTTAGGGACTTCTAACTTAGAATTTAGggatttttaatttattctttaGTTAGAAGTTTCTAATTTAGAAATTTCTAATTTAAGATCTAATTTAAGATTTCTAATTTATTGGTTAATTAAGTAAAAAAGTAATTAGGATATTGACTTAAACTATAATTTGCTTCAttagttttttatttactttattcgttttttatttcattgatttttatttagtttattaattttattcattactctttttattagtttatttatttatttgaattataatttaatttagtttagtgtatttattta comes from the Euphorbia lathyris chromosome 5, ddEupLath1.1, whole genome shotgun sequence genome and includes:
- the LOC136228875 gene encoding cytochrome P450 71B37-like, with amino-acid sequence MAAYAPLILLSLLLLLPLYLIFKNNKQNKKLPPGPSRLPILGNLHQLSQLVHQSYSQLSKKYGPVMLLRLGQIPVIVVSSAEAARDVLKVHDLACCSRPCLAGGARLSYNFLDVALAPYGDHWRYLKKLIVLELFSLKRVQSFRFIREEEVELLLNSISSAAETPVDLTDKLFALTANITYRMSFGIDYRGTSFDRDRFYEVVHETEVVAGSFSKAELFPFVGWIIDWITGHHARTERVFHELDSFFEYAIDDHLKPGRKKDHNDIIDVLLRVKEEQVQLGSSAFTRTNIKGALLNLFVAGTDTSAITLNWAMAELVRNPRMLQKAQDEVRNHLGNKGKVSESDLDRLEYMKMIIKETFRMHPAAPLLLARETMSHCKINGYDINPKTMIQVNAWAIGRDPKYWKEPEKFYPERFADSSIDYKGQNFEFLPFGAGRRICPGIHMATVTIEYVLANLLYLFDWKLPEGMRKEDMNMEELPGVSLTITKKTPLILVPVKHLQ